The Halosimplex litoreum genome has a window encoding:
- a CDS encoding 50S ribosomal protein L15e, with product MAKSFYTYIRDAWKDPDDGKLAELQWQRKQDWRQEGALERIERPTRLDRARSLGYKAKQGIVVVRASIRKGGARKQRFTAGRRSKRQGVTRITRRKNLQRVAEERTTRVYPNLRVLNSYSVGQDGSQKWFEVILVDPEHPAIENDDDLSWICEDQHTDRALRGLTSAGRRNRGLNNRGKGTERTRPSISSNENRGR from the coding sequence ATGGCAAAGAGCTTCTACACCTACATCCGGGACGCCTGGAAGGACCCGGACGACGGCAAGCTGGCGGAGTTGCAGTGGCAGCGCAAACAGGACTGGCGCCAGGAGGGCGCCCTCGAACGCATCGAGCGCCCGACGCGCCTCGACCGCGCGCGCTCGCTGGGCTACAAGGCCAAGCAGGGCATCGTGGTCGTCCGTGCGTCCATTCGCAAGGGCGGCGCCCGCAAGCAGCGCTTCACGGCCGGTCGCCGGTCGAAGCGTCAGGGCGTCACGCGGATCACGCGCCGCAAGAACCTCCAGCGCGTCGCCGAGGAGCGCACCACCCGCGTCTACCCGAACCTCCGCGTGCTCAACTCCTACTCGGTCGGGCAGGACGGCAGCCAGAAGTGGTTCGAAGTGATCCTCGTCGACCCCGAGCACCCCGCCATCGAGAACGACGACGACCTCTCGTGGATCTGTGAGGACCAGCACACCGACCGCGCGCTGCGCGGCCTCACCAGCGCCGGCCGCCGCAACCGCGGTCTGAACAACCGCGGCAAGGGCACCGAACGCACGCGCCCCAGCATCTCCAGCAACGAGAACCGCGGCCGGTAG
- a CDS encoding MFS transporter: MTAAAETADGRDTEAGAAETTAKPSLWRNRDFRRFFAGQFVTNAGDSLYTVAVLWLVFERSGSTVLTGVANAVLLLPWLLQILAGPVVDRLPLRPVLVGSQLVQGVVVLALPLAATTGNLTVGVLFAVIPLLTLATLLMAPMQATVVPRIVPDEQLSGANSALATVTLGLDMIFDALGGAFIAVFGATALFIFDAGTFALAALLFGGIALSRSADGDPGGETGGDDESILGSYVGDLRDGIGVLRGTVFVELVLTTAVANLATGVTLAVLPAYGDALGGPAVYGALLGALGVGRLVGSVVAPYLEGVAYGRLLFVGNAAGAACWLGAVVAPSPALTVVMFGLAWVPAGASGVLTSTLNQTVFPTDLLGRVSTIKGTASGATLPLGSLVGGVVAQVLGATITVGLAAFGFGFTALYLLVRPRLRRLPPVADADPAAFGVTVASDSEGE, encoded by the coding sequence ATGACCGCCGCGGCAGAGACGGCCGACGGGAGAGACACCGAGGCCGGCGCCGCCGAGACCACCGCGAAGCCGTCGCTGTGGCGCAACCGCGACTTCCGGCGCTTCTTCGCCGGGCAGTTCGTCACCAACGCCGGGGACAGCCTCTACACCGTCGCGGTGCTGTGGCTCGTCTTCGAACGGAGCGGGTCGACGGTCCTCACGGGCGTCGCCAACGCCGTCCTGTTGCTCCCGTGGCTCCTGCAGATCCTCGCCGGCCCGGTCGTCGACCGCCTCCCGCTGCGGCCCGTCCTCGTCGGGTCCCAGCTCGTGCAGGGCGTCGTCGTCCTCGCGCTGCCGCTGGCGGCGACGACGGGGAACCTGACCGTCGGCGTCCTGTTCGCCGTCATCCCGCTGTTGACGCTCGCGACGCTGCTGATGGCGCCGATGCAGGCGACGGTCGTCCCGCGGATCGTGCCAGACGAGCAGCTATCGGGGGCAAACTCCGCGCTCGCGACGGTCACGCTCGGACTGGACATGATATTCGACGCGCTCGGCGGCGCCTTCATCGCCGTCTTCGGCGCGACGGCGCTGTTCATCTTCGACGCGGGGACGTTCGCCCTGGCGGCCCTGCTGTTCGGCGGGATCGCACTGTCGCGGTCGGCGGACGGCGACCCCGGCGGAGAAACGGGTGGGGACGACGAGTCGATCCTCGGCTCGTACGTCGGGGACCTGCGCGATGGGATCGGCGTACTGCGCGGCACCGTCTTCGTCGAACTCGTCCTGACGACGGCGGTGGCGAACCTCGCGACGGGCGTGACCCTCGCCGTGCTCCCGGCCTACGGCGACGCGCTCGGCGGTCCAGCCGTCTACGGGGCACTGCTCGGCGCGCTCGGCGTCGGTCGGCTGGTCGGTTCGGTCGTCGCGCCGTACCTGGAGGGGGTCGCCTACGGCCGACTGCTGTTCGTCGGCAACGCCGCGGGGGCCGCGTGCTGGCTCGGCGCGGTGGTCGCGCCGTCGCCCGCGCTCACCGTCGTTATGTTCGGGCTCGCGTGGGTGCCCGCCGGCGCCAGCGGCGTGCTCACGTCGACGCTCAACCAGACCGTCTTCCCGACCGACCTGCTCGGTCGCGTCTCGACGATCAAGGGGACCGCCTCCGGCGCGACGCTTCCGCTCGGATCGCTGGTCGGCGGCGTCGTCGCGCAGGTGCTGGGCGCGACGATAACCGTCGGGCTGGCCGCGTTCGGGTTCGGCTTCACGGCGCTGTACCTGCTCGTCCGCCCACGACTCCGGCGGCTCCCGCCGGTCGCCGACGCCGACCCGGCCGCCTTCGGTGTGACGGTCGCGTCGGACTCCGAGGGGGAGTAA
- a CDS encoding RNB domain-containing ribonuclease, whose translation MTTEDEQAQAGTIEGQGPVEIDEEMARHLENKREELFEKFEIRDEFPAEVMREAEERTEDVQQEIRDEVDERRDLREMTTWTTDPIDAQDFDDAISVEKRDDEYVLWVHIADVSHYVDPDTAMWEEAVERGNTVYLPDYTIHMLPPILAETVCSLVPNEDRLAHTVEMHLDPETLSYEEIDIYKSVIESDARLTYSEAEEILDDPASADDLLEDTDVDLAEKTELVWELADRMHEQRKEDGSLVLNPARDRAHTIIEECMLKANKAVTHELMWDRGVEAMYRVHPQPSPQEWDEALQEIQDLDGVSIPGEAWDDPRKAVNATLEDAPGRQLNKIQRAVMFVMPRAKYMSDPFGGHHALNFEIYGHFTSPIRRLSDLINHWIVHTNDVPEDLQALCKHASDQQKDAEQCEREYKQFLEEVGLDAHAVNNRGIEVIESE comes from the coding sequence ATGACTACCGAGGACGAGCAGGCCCAGGCCGGCACGATCGAGGGTCAGGGCCCCGTCGAGATCGACGAGGAGATGGCCCGCCATCTCGAGAACAAACGCGAGGAACTGTTCGAGAAGTTCGAGATCCGCGACGAGTTCCCCGCCGAAGTGATGCGAGAAGCGGAAGAGCGGACCGAGGACGTCCAGCAGGAGATCCGCGACGAGGTGGACGAACGCCGCGACCTGCGCGAGATGACGACCTGGACGACCGACCCCATCGACGCCCAGGACTTCGACGACGCCATCTCCGTCGAGAAGCGCGACGACGAGTACGTCCTCTGGGTCCACATCGCCGACGTGTCCCACTACGTCGACCCCGACACCGCGATGTGGGAAGAGGCGGTCGAACGGGGCAACACCGTCTATCTCCCCGACTACACCATCCACATGCTGCCGCCGATCCTCGCCGAGACCGTCTGCTCCCTGGTCCCCAACGAGGACCGGCTGGCCCACACCGTCGAGATGCACTTGGATCCGGAGACGCTCTCCTACGAGGAGATCGACATCTACAAATCCGTCATCGAGTCCGACGCACGGCTCACCTACTCCGAGGCCGAGGAGATTTTAGACGACCCGGCGAGTGCCGACGACCTGCTCGAAGACACCGACGTCGACCTGGCCGAGAAGACCGAACTCGTCTGGGAACTCGCCGACCGGATGCACGAACAGCGCAAGGAGGACGGCTCGCTCGTCCTGAACCCGGCTCGCGATCGGGCCCACACCATCATCGAGGAGTGCATGCTCAAGGCCAACAAGGCCGTCACGCACGAACTCATGTGGGACCGCGGCGTCGAGGCGATGTACCGCGTTCACCCCCAGCCCTCCCCCCAGGAGTGGGACGAAGCGCTCCAGGAGATCCAGGATCTGGACGGCGTCTCGATCCCCGGCGAAGCGTGGGACGACCCCCGAAAGGCCGTCAACGCGACGCTCGAAGACGCGCCCGGCCGCCAGCTGAACAAGATCCAGCGGGCCGTGATGTTCGTGATGCCCCGCGCCAAGTACATGAGCGACCCCTTCGGCGGCCACCACGCGCTGAACTTCGAGATCTACGGCCACTTCACCTCGCCCATCCGTCGGCTGTCGGACCTCATCAACCACTGGATCGTCCACACCAACGACGTGCCCGAGGACCTCCAGGCGCTGTGCAAGCACGCCTCCGACCAGCAGAAAGACGCCGAGCAGTGCGAACGCGAGTACAAGCAGTTCCTCGAAGAGGTCGGCCTCGACGCCCACGCCGTCAACAACCGCGGGATCGAAGTGATCGAGTCCGAGTAG
- a CDS encoding serine hydrolase domain-containing protein produces MTRSPTRRRFLAGVAATAATTGAAGVAAGSPATDPAADPPDADRRAVLQDDGGTDIESLLDDLVESSLEGQTASGATVAVVADGEVALTKGYGVADRESETPVDPAATPFRVGSVSKPVVATALMARIQQGDIDPQAPVSTYLDASLDDAVGSVTLADLVTHRAGFEMSNEGLWITDPDDLRPLPEALRTWSHARVRPPGEAPAYSNYGYAVAGSVLGTVVDAPFHEAIAADLFDPLGMTDSSFRQPLPDSLAEAHATGYGPADTYTDGEFPYVGIPPAGALSTTADDMARFVQLHLNDGVVGGEQVLAPETVAACQRQWATAHERLPGMAFGFVESEHGDVRTLRHNGGTPAFYSDLLLVPERGLGLFVAYNGADGGSAAREVLEGFRSELLPDPGSNAGDDGTLSPDGQPTRTDDLGGTYRSLRHSRSWHDRVTTTLQADTVEVSVADDGALVTTGGSVTRRWVEIEPLVFERVDGSERLAFDTGTDGEAIEYLHRGANPTTAYGRVGGVDRLSLHAALTVLSILGLLSAVFGWPTAAAIGWFRSGDDTDSGLAADPRRWRDRPAALARAVAAGAAVAVLVFPVAALVHLAAAPFAVLSTPSLTFAALFALPVLGLAGTVAALGFAARAWTDGYWGRFGRVHYALVAASLAVACWLLWYWNLLVPPL; encoded by the coding sequence ATGACACGGTCGCCTACCCGCCGCAGGTTCCTCGCCGGAGTCGCCGCCACCGCCGCAACGACGGGGGCGGCGGGCGTCGCTGCCGGCTCGCCCGCCACCGACCCCGCTGCCGACCCGCCGGACGCCGACCGCCGAGCAGTCCTGCAGGACGACGGGGGCACCGATATCGAATCGCTGCTCGACGACCTCGTCGAGTCGAGTCTGGAAGGCCAGACTGCCTCGGGCGCGACCGTCGCCGTCGTCGCCGACGGTGAGGTAGCGCTCACGAAGGGCTACGGCGTCGCCGACCGCGAGAGCGAGACACCCGTCGACCCCGCCGCCACGCCGTTTCGCGTCGGCTCGGTCTCGAAACCGGTCGTCGCGACGGCGCTGATGGCACGGATCCAGCAGGGGGACATCGACCCCCAGGCGCCCGTCTCGACGTATCTCGACGCGAGTCTCGACGACGCGGTCGGGTCGGTCACGCTCGCCGATCTGGTGACCCACCGCGCGGGGTTCGAGATGTCCAACGAGGGGCTGTGGATCACCGACCCCGACGACTTGCGGCCGCTCCCCGAGGCGCTCCGGACGTGGAGCCACGCCCGCGTCCGACCGCCCGGTGAGGCGCCCGCCTACTCGAACTACGGCTACGCCGTCGCGGGGAGTGTCCTCGGAACCGTCGTCGACGCGCCGTTTCACGAGGCTATCGCCGCCGACCTGTTCGACCCCCTGGGAATGACCGACAGCAGCTTCCGCCAGCCGCTCCCCGACTCGCTGGCCGAGGCCCACGCGACGGGCTACGGGCCCGCTGACACCTACACCGACGGGGAGTTCCCGTACGTCGGCATCCCGCCTGCAGGTGCGCTGTCGACGACGGCCGACGACATGGCGCGGTTCGTGCAGTTGCACCTGAACGACGGGGTCGTCGGCGGCGAGCAGGTGCTCGCTCCGGAGACGGTCGCGGCCTGCCAGCGCCAGTGGGCGACCGCCCACGAGCGGCTGCCGGGGATGGCCTTCGGGTTCGTCGAGAGCGAACACGGCGACGTCCGGACGCTCCGGCACAACGGCGGGACACCGGCGTTCTACAGCGACCTGTTGCTGGTCCCCGAGCGCGGACTCGGGCTGTTCGTCGCGTACAACGGCGCGGATGGCGGTTCGGCGGCCAGGGAGGTGCTGGAGGGGTTCCGGTCGGAGCTGTTGCCCGACCCGGGCTCAAACGCAGGTGACGACGGGACGCTCTCGCCCGACGGCCAGCCGACGCGGACCGACGACCTGGGCGGCACGTACCGCTCGCTGCGGCACTCTCGGAGCTGGCACGATCGGGTCACGACGACGCTCCAGGCCGACACCGTCGAGGTCAGCGTGGCCGACGACGGCGCGCTGGTCACGACCGGCGGGAGCGTGACGCGCCGGTGGGTCGAGATCGAACCGCTCGTCTTCGAACGCGTCGACGGGAGCGAACGGCTGGCCTTCGATACGGGGACCGACGGCGAGGCGATCGAGTATCTCCACCGCGGCGCGAACCCGACGACGGCGTACGGGCGCGTCGGAGGGGTCGACCGGCTCTCGCTGCACGCCGCGCTGACGGTGCTGTCGATTTTGGGGCTGCTGTCGGCGGTGTTCGGGTGGCCGACGGCCGCCGCGATCGGGTGGTTTCGGTCCGGCGACGACACCGATAGCGGTCTCGCCGCCGACCCTCGCCGGTGGCGCGACCGGCCGGCGGCGCTCGCGCGCGCCGTCGCCGCCGGGGCCGCCGTCGCGGTCCTCGTCTTCCCGGTCGCCGCGCTCGTTCACCTCGCCGCGGCGCCGTTCGCCGTGCTGTCGACACCCTCGCTGACGTTCGCGGCGCTGTTCGCCCTGCCGGTGCTGGGGCTGGCGGGCACCGTCGCGGCGCTCGGGTTCGCCGCTCGGGCCTGGACCGACGGGTACTGGGGCCGCTTCGGCCGGGTCCACTACGCGCTGGTCGCCGCGTCGCTCGCCGTCGCCTGCTGGCTGCTGTGGTACTGGAACCTGCTGGTTCCGCCGCTGTGA
- a CDS encoding DUF7562 family protein: MWRSSQRGRDEVTCIACGDSVARSEAREYDKFGDRWDREGKEFEHLCKPCDRERCHQPRGELEALLEDVESAAAGRDRDAFLATYLELAERADSVEER; the protein is encoded by the coding sequence ATGTGGCGCTCTTCCCAACGGGGCCGCGACGAGGTGACCTGTATCGCCTGCGGCGACTCGGTCGCCCGTTCGGAAGCCCGGGAGTACGACAAGTTCGGCGACCGCTGGGACCGGGAGGGCAAGGAGTTCGAACACCTCTGTAAGCCGTGCGACCGCGAGCGCTGTCACCAGCCCCGCGGCGAGCTCGAAGCCCTGCTCGAAGACGTGGAGTCGGCCGCCGCCGGCCGCGACCGTGACGCCTTCCTCGCGACCTACCTCGAGCTCGCCGAGCGGGCCGACTCCGTCGAAGAGCGGTAG
- a CDS encoding TrmB family transcriptional regulator yields MERDELLGGLEDAGLTSYQADAYLTLLDMGVSPAVDVARNCSVPVPRIYDVLTELEQMGYVETLDRETLHARAREPAEFVQDLHEKSDRLSAVAEEIEDRWEASPLGDNKMNVTKRVDTVVDHAEGLIREADSTVDLALTDEQLVAYESALTEAFESDVIVRASVVPAGEVGIADHPVTDVITEIRERPLPGPFCALVDRTKACLAPTTRMPEPYGIVIDDDIIPFIFRWYFQTCLWANWETISRCRGRSAVYVCLEEFIRDVYPLWWDDAVVSLTVSGMEPDSGRDRTISGVLTDVQYSADSARTGRRPTMTDLSGQATIVLWTPEGRYTVGGWGALHEDLEVKRVTVDGVEWLT; encoded by the coding sequence ATGGAACGGGACGAACTCCTGGGGGGACTGGAGGACGCGGGGTTGACCTCCTACCAGGCCGACGCGTATCTGACGCTGCTGGACATGGGGGTATCGCCGGCCGTGGACGTGGCCAGGAACTGCTCGGTCCCGGTCCCGCGGATCTACGACGTGCTGACCGAGCTGGAGCAGATGGGATACGTGGAGACGCTCGACCGAGAGACGCTGCACGCGCGGGCGAGGGAGCCCGCGGAGTTCGTTCAGGACCTCCACGAGAAGAGCGACCGGCTCTCGGCGGTCGCCGAGGAGATCGAGGACCGCTGGGAGGCGTCGCCGCTGGGGGACAACAAGATGAACGTGACCAAGCGGGTCGACACGGTCGTCGACCACGCCGAGGGGCTGATCCGCGAGGCCGACTCGACGGTCGACCTGGCGCTGACCGACGAGCAACTGGTCGCCTACGAGAGCGCGCTGACGGAGGCGTTCGAGTCGGACGTGATAGTGCGCGCGTCTGTCGTCCCGGCGGGGGAGGTGGGGATCGCGGACCACCCGGTCACCGACGTGATAACCGAGATCCGCGAGCGGCCGCTCCCCGGCCCGTTCTGCGCGCTCGTCGACCGAACGAAGGCCTGTCTCGCGCCGACGACGCGCATGCCCGAACCCTACGGTATCGTGATCGACGACGACATCATCCCCTTCATCTTCCGGTGGTACTTCCAGACCTGCCTCTGGGCGAACTGGGAGACGATTTCGCGCTGCCGGGGACGGTCGGCGGTGTACGTCTGTCTGGAGGAGTTCATCCGGGACGTCTACCCGCTGTGGTGGGACGACGCCGTCGTCTCCCTGACGGTCAGCGGGATGGAACCGGACTCCGGACGCGACCGAACGATCTCGGGCGTCCTCACCGACGTCCAGTACTCCGCCGACTCCGCGCGCACCGGACGGCGGCCCACGATGACCGACCTCTCCGGACAAGCGACGATCGTCCTCTGGACTCCCGAGGGCCGATACACGGTGGGCGGCTGGGGCGCGCTCCACGAGGACCTCGAGGTCAAGCGAGTCACCGTCGACGGCGTCGAGTGGCTCACGTGA
- a CDS encoding phytoene/squalene synthase family protein, which yields MPASDQVDTSKQIHRRTGRTFYAATKLLPERVRETTYVLYAFFRIADEVVDRTDDPDPQAQRRRLEAMRAAALGDLDPDDAAVLTDDERAVLDAFRSLADRTGIEDREVEVFVDAMVQDIETARYPVYEDLEEYMRGSSVAVANMMMAAMEMPDEDREQAQSHAEALAEAFQLTNFLRDVREDVHDYGRVYVPEETLAQFDVEESDLAEANVTDGFVAAMRHELQRTERRYREGVAGIRMLPEDCQFGVLLAAVFYAEHHRLIRARDYDVLTETPQLGRLRRGYLLVRTWVHWRRHRDPEATFYAVSAVSPGGEGDGVETDGVAGHAA from the coding sequence ATGCCAGCGAGCGACCAAGTCGATACGAGCAAGCAGATCCACAGGCGGACGGGCCGGACGTTCTACGCCGCCACGAAGCTTCTGCCCGAGCGGGTCCGGGAGACGACGTACGTCCTCTACGCGTTCTTCCGGATCGCCGACGAGGTGGTGGACCGAACGGACGACCCCGACCCCCAGGCCCAGCGACGCCGACTCGAAGCGATGCGGGCAGCTGCGCTGGGCGACCTCGACCCGGACGACGCGGCCGTTCTGACCGACGACGAGCGAGCGGTCCTCGACGCGTTTCGGTCGCTGGCCGACCGGACGGGCATCGAGGACCGCGAGGTCGAGGTGTTCGTCGACGCGATGGTCCAGGACATCGAGACGGCCCGCTACCCCGTCTACGAGGACTTAGAGGAGTACATGCGCGGGTCGTCGGTCGCCGTCGCGAACATGATGATGGCCGCGATGGAGATGCCCGACGAGGACCGCGAACAGGCCCAGTCTCACGCCGAGGCCCTGGCCGAAGCGTTCCAGCTGACGAACTTCCTGCGGGACGTGCGCGAGGACGTCCACGACTACGGACGGGTGTACGTGCCCGAGGAGACCCTGGCGCAGTTCGACGTCGAGGAGTCCGACCTCGCCGAGGCGAACGTCACCGACGGGTTCGTCGCCGCGATGCGCCACGAGCTCCAGCGGACCGAACGCCGCTACCGGGAAGGGGTCGCCGGCATCCGGATGCTCCCCGAGGACTGTCAGTTCGGCGTGCTCCTGGCGGCGGTGTTCTACGCGGAACACCACCGACTCATCCGCGCTCGCGACTACGACGTGCTGACCGAGACACCCCAACTCGGCCGGCTCCGACGCGGGTACCTGCTCGTGCGGACCTGGGTCCACTGGCGGCGCCACCGCGACCCCGAGGCGACCTTCTACGCGGTCAGCGCCGTCTCGCCCGGCGGCGAGGGCGACGGCGTCGAGACCGACGGCGTCGCCGGCCACGCCGCCTGA
- a CDS encoding histidine phosphatase family protein, whose protein sequence is MATIVATRHGETTWNRKQRLQGWAPAPLTDLGREQAHQLGAALTENYDIDRVLSSDLYRTEETVEILLDHFDAPVTFESAWRERDIGVYQGLQFDEMSERFPEHDLEETGSEAAHRRAESGESLMDVHDRVIEQWETTLAECESSETILIVTHGGPIRLLLGKLKDIDIVESIMEQSQGYCSINEFEFDHETGAVRIVSENDTRHC, encoded by the coding sequence ATGGCAACTATCGTTGCAACCCGGCACGGTGAGACCACGTGGAATCGGAAGCAACGATTGCAAGGATGGGCACCCGCCCCACTTACCGACCTCGGTCGAGAGCAAGCCCACCAACTCGGCGCAGCCCTCACAGAGAACTATGATATCGACCGTGTTCTGTCGTCGGACCTTTATCGGACGGAGGAGACGGTAGAAATCCTGTTGGACCACTTCGATGCGCCCGTCACGTTTGAATCGGCGTGGCGCGAACGTGACATTGGCGTCTACCAGGGCTTACAGTTCGATGAGATGTCGGAGCGGTTCCCTGAGCACGATCTCGAAGAGACTGGCTCAGAAGCAGCACACAGACGAGCGGAAAGCGGTGAAAGTCTCATGGATGTTCACGATCGTGTCATTGAACAGTGGGAGACAACACTGGCCGAGTGTGAATCAAGCGAGACCATTCTCATCGTGACTCATGGTGGCCCCATCCGCCTGCTTCTTGGGAAACTGAAGGACATTGATATCGTCGAATCGATCATGGAACAGTCACAGGGGTACTGCTCAATTAACGAGTTCGAGTTCGACCATGAGACAGGTGCGGTGAGGATCGTTTCGGAGAACGATACCAGACACTGTTGA
- a CDS encoding HD domain-containing protein, with the protein MSELDWDEEFIRDKEEDEEIERAIVYLVNSFQKSGDNPKPVILHSIRVGMELYDRGYEERVVVASILHDLIEDTAVKKEDIASEFGEEVSDIVEATSFDSEIEDYTERYKDTLNRCFEMGREPVLIKAADTLDNSNYYHKGDSEELRRNVIEKMEFFIENSEPYIGDELIYRDLKEQYDLVRDRVDVETD; encoded by the coding sequence ATGAGTGAATTGGATTGGGACGAGGAGTTTATTAGGGACAAAGAAGAGGACGAAGAGATCGAGCGAGCGATCGTCTATCTGGTTAATTCCTTCCAGAAGTCTGGCGACAACCCGAAGCCAGTCATCCTCCACAGCATTCGGGTCGGAATGGAACTGTACGATCGAGGGTACGAAGAACGTGTCGTTGTCGCTAGCATTCTACACGATTTGATAGAGGACACGGCCGTCAAGAAAGAGGACATCGCGTCGGAGTTCGGGGAGGAAGTCTCTGACATCGTGGAGGCTACCAGTTTCGATAGCGAGATAGAGGACTATACGGAGCGATACAAGGATACGCTGAACCGCTGCTTCGAAATGGGGAGAGAACCGGTGCTCATCAAGGCTGCAGATACTCTCGACAACAGTAACTACTACCACAAAGGCGACTCGGAAGAACTACGACGGAATGTGATAGAGAAGATGGAATTCTTCATCGAGAACTCTGAACCGTACATCGGAGACGAACTAATCTATCGGGATCTAAAAGAGCAATATGACCTCGTGAGAGACCGAGTTGACGTGGAGACGGACTAG
- a CDS encoding NUDIX hydrolase, with protein MVRKPPNYCPDCGSELQEKHHDGRERGYCQNCSELFFQSPRPTAWTVVHEDEKAVFVRTSNGPWSVPGGFVEVDESAAEGAVRELEKETNLRVSSEQIELIRTGFHMNDPDDGSLLSICFAVPRSEVTGQMRPKNEIAEVEFCCPDLLEKRGERIRSVDEHRHEVAILKARSL; from the coding sequence ATGGTAAGGAAGCCTCCGAATTACTGTCCCGATTGTGGCAGCGAGTTACAGGAGAAGCACCACGATGGCCGTGAACGGGGGTATTGCCAGAATTGTAGCGAATTGTTTTTTCAAAGTCCACGCCCAACAGCATGGACAGTTGTCCATGAGGACGAGAAAGCGGTTTTTGTCAGGACTTCTAACGGACCTTGGTCTGTCCCCGGTGGATTCGTTGAGGTAGACGAATCCGCTGCGGAAGGGGCCGTCCGCGAACTCGAAAAAGAAACGAACTTGCGTGTAAGCTCCGAGCAAATCGAATTAATTCGCACTGGCTTCCACATGAACGATCCAGACGACGGTTCATTGCTCTCCATTTGCTTTGCTGTGCCTCGGTCCGAGGTCACCGGACAAATGAGACCGAAAAACGAGATCGCAGAGGTGGAATTCTGCTGCCCCGACTTGTTAGAGAAACGGGGCGAAAGAATTCGTTCGGTAGATGAACATCGACACGAGGTTGCTATACTAAAAGCCAGAAGTCTCTGA
- a CDS encoding HAD family hydrolase, with translation MDQIETVLFDLDKTIIRLSLSTTEVLARTFNHLGIEQPFSAEEYATVRKQYESTTFRKRQLREKCFVTLLETEGYPPSVGQRAAATYSRLRETAGIDYRPGAQSVINQLSERYPIGLVTNGPEDEQQAKIEAIGLEEYLDVVVFAGNDIPAKPHSRAFSEALSRLNTSPQNAVFVGDSVAEDVTGAADVGMTTVWLSNDDHPSPDTKPDFRIQSLGELLPPPWEDR, from the coding sequence ATGGACCAAATCGAGACAGTTCTATTTGACCTCGATAAGACGATTATCCGATTGAGCCTCTCGACCACGGAAGTTCTAGCCAGAACGTTCAACCACCTTGGTATCGAACAGCCCTTTTCCGCCGAGGAATACGCTACCGTTCGGAAACAATATGAATCTACTACATTCAGAAAACGTCAGCTACGTGAGAAATGCTTCGTAACCCTTCTCGAAACTGAAGGGTATCCCCCATCGGTCGGACAGAGGGCCGCTGCTACGTACTCTCGATTGCGAGAAACTGCGGGTATCGACTACCGACCCGGGGCACAATCTGTGATCAATCAACTGTCTGAACGCTATCCCATAGGGCTTGTGACGAACGGGCCAGAAGACGAACAACAGGCCAAGATCGAAGCAATCGGACTGGAGGAGTACCTAGATGTGGTCGTCTTCGCTGGCAACGATATTCCAGCCAAGCCACATAGCAGGGCATTTTCAGAGGCGCTATCACGACTAAATACATCGCCACAGAATGCAGTATTCGTGGGCGATTCAGTGGCAGAAGATGTTACAGGTGCTGCGGATGTCGGAATGACCACTGTCTGGCTCTCGAATGATGATCATCCATCTCCCGATACAAAGCCAGACTTTCGTATCCAGTCTCTTGGAGAGCTGCTACCACCACCTTGGGAAGATAGGTAG
- a CDS encoding DUF2267 domain-containing protein, which translates to MNFDEFTGTVQHRLELPGTGEAVRATRATLTALGERIQAGEATDLAAPLPMEVDFYLTGAVTEHGQHFDWSEFLDRVAEREGQTGPDDRADVAHHARTVVAVVAEATPAGEFEQVRAQLPADEGWDTLFELVDGDGAAAE; encoded by the coding sequence ATGAACTTCGACGAGTTCACCGGCACGGTCCAGCACCGACTCGAACTGCCCGGGACGGGGGAAGCCGTCCGTGCGACCCGTGCGACGCTGACGGCGCTCGGCGAGCGGATCCAGGCGGGAGAGGCGACCGATCTCGCCGCCCCGCTCCCGATGGAAGTGGACTTCTATCTCACCGGCGCCGTCACCGAACACGGCCAGCATTTCGACTGGAGCGAGTTCCTCGACCGCGTCGCCGAACGCGAGGGACAGACGGGACCGGACGACCGGGCCGACGTGGCTCACCACGCCCGAACGGTCGTCGCCGTCGTCGCCGAAGCGACGCCTGCGGGCGAGTTCGAGCAGGTTCGCGCACAACTGCCGGCCGACGAGGGCTGGGACACACTCTTCGAACTGGTCGACGGCGACGGCGCGGCGGCCGAGTGA